The Candidatus Manganitrophus noduliformans genome window below encodes:
- a CDS encoding eCIS core domain-containing protein, whose protein sequence is MRTTVQSQTGLQKKTSSHPAGPDRTPSVPEDHLASLLLLQQKIGNQAALRLRTKLAVSAPGDSDEREADRIAEAVMRMPDEAAGELSDSKGERLQKKCAPCAGGEGPCPKCAAEEKLSMKRERADPAGPSAAPPIVHAALRSAGRPLDPATRAFMEPRFGYDFGHVRVHTGAEAAASAHAVNAFAYTVGRDLVFGAGQYAPQTDRGQRLLAHELAHVVQQGSTGRPAIQRLSYTEDASRCTLTAHYTASLAFLASSSHGWTPAREETFMTELKSAIETTFNANPYRITPSASSYSSLMGLWTSACPCHGTGFSPRVDLTARRGGINSRSGDWNTTVFANPTGTFHRSSAGTTSDELGFLDEADVRSSGGQTPAVHEFGHSIGLEHPGRGIAGIARSSEAEYQYTGPDIHGRPVAGSDLMGEGMGLRQFYFNRWLQRLQSDYPDCNYNFV, encoded by the coding sequence GTGCGAACCACCGTACAAAGTCAAACGGGACTTCAGAAAAAAACATCTTCCCACCCGGCGGGACCGGACAGAACCCCCTCCGTTCCCGAAGATCACCTCGCTTCTCTCCTTCTCCTGCAACAGAAGATCGGAAATCAGGCCGCCCTGCGGCTTCGGACGAAGCTCGCCGTCAGCGCTCCCGGCGACAGCGATGAACGGGAGGCCGACCGGATCGCCGAAGCGGTGATGCGGATGCCGGACGAAGCGGCCGGCGAGCTCTCCGATTCGAAGGGGGAGCGGCTGCAGAAAAAATGCGCCCCCTGCGCCGGCGGGGAGGGGCCCTGCCCGAAATGCGCCGCGGAGGAAAAGCTCTCGATGAAACGGGAGAGGGCCGATCCGGCCGGGCCTTCCGCCGCGCCGCCGATCGTCCATGCGGCGCTTCGCTCCGCGGGGCGGCCGCTCGATCCGGCGACGCGTGCCTTCATGGAGCCGCGCTTCGGGTACGACTTCGGCCATGTGCGGGTCCATACCGGCGCGGAAGCGGCGGCGTCGGCCCATGCGGTGAATGCCTTCGCCTATACGGTGGGAAGGGATCTGGTCTTCGGGGCGGGCCAATACGCGCCGCAAACCGACCGGGGGCAACGGCTCTTGGCGCATGAGCTGGCGCATGTGGTCCAGCAAGGGAGCACCGGCCGGCCGGCGATCCAGCGCCTGAGCTACACGGAGGATGCGTCACGTTGCACCCTCACCGCCCACTACACCGCCTCGCTCGCCTTCTTGGCCTCATCGAGCCACGGGTGGACGCCCGCGCGGGAGGAGACCTTCATGACGGAGCTCAAGAGCGCGATCGAAACGACGTTCAACGCGAACCCCTACCGCATCACCCCCTCCGCGAGCAGCTACAGCAGCCTGATGGGGTTGTGGACCTCCGCTTGCCCCTGTCACGGCACCGGGTTTTCGCCGCGCGTCGACCTCACGGCGCGGCGCGGGGGGATCAATTCGCGCTCCGGCGACTGGAATACGACCGTGTTCGCGAACCCGACCGGCACGTTCCATCGGTCGAGCGCGGGAACCACGTCCGACGAGCTCGGCTTCCTAGACGAGGCCGATGTCCGATCGTCCGGCGGCCAAACGCCGGCCGTGCACGAGTTCGGGCATTCGATCGGTTTGGAGCACCCGGGGCGGGGGATCGCCGGGATCGCGCGAAGCTCGGAGGCGGAGTATCAGTACACCGGGCCCGACATCCACGGGCGGCCGGTGGCCGGAAGCGACCTGATGGGGGAAGGGATGGGGCTGCGCCAGTTTTATTTCAACCGCTGGCTCCAGCGCCTGCAGAGCGACTACCCCGATTGCAATTACAATTTCGTTTGA
- a CDS encoding cupin domain-containing protein: MKPYLLIAIMLSVLLATGAPSAQEKPAAGIVDKGPEHHLTYRPGKIEWKDAPASLEPGAQFAVLEGNPGEQEVFTLRIKMPDGYFISPHWHPNVERVTVISGVFHLGSGETLNREAAEPLQAGSYTSLPPETRHYAIAEGETVIQLTSVGPWVINYVDPEDDPRLRK, encoded by the coding sequence ATGAAACCATATCTGCTCATCGCAATCATGCTATCGGTCTTACTCGCCACAGGCGCGCCGAGTGCTCAGGAGAAACCGGCGGCCGGAATCGTCGATAAGGGGCCGGAGCATCATCTGACCTATCGGCCCGGAAAGATCGAATGGAAGGATGCGCCCGCGTCTCTCGAACCGGGGGCGCAGTTCGCCGTATTGGAGGGGAATCCCGGCGAGCAGGAGGTCTTCACCCTGCGGATCAAGATGCCGGACGGTTATTTCATCTCGCCGCACTGGCATCCGAACGTGGAGCGGGTGACGGTGATTTCCGGCGTGTTTCACCTCGGCTCCGGTGAGACGCTGAATCGAGAGGCGGCGGAACCGCTCCAGGCCGGGAGTTATACCTCTCTGCCGCCGGAGACGCGTCATTACGCTATCGCCGAAGGGGAGACGGTCATTCAGCTCACCTCCGTCGGTCCGTGGGTAATCAACTATGTCGATCCTGAGGACGACCCGCGTCTGAGGAAGTGA
- the trxC gene encoding thioredoxin TrxC encodes MSAPLRVVCSHCNATNRVPPERLGQGPKCGRCHQPLFTGRPVELNEAAFARQIASSDIPVVVDFWAPWCGPCHIMAPEFEKAAGMLEPHARFAKVNTEKEQGLAARFNILGIPTTVLFRNGREVARQSGAMNAAAIAKWVQGNIGGQSKAV; translated from the coding sequence ATGAGCGCCCCGCTTCGCGTCGTCTGCTCCCACTGCAACGCCACCAACCGCGTCCCGCCGGAGCGTCTCGGCCAGGGGCCGAAATGCGGCCGATGCCATCAGCCCCTCTTTACCGGCCGTCCGGTGGAGCTGAACGAAGCCGCCTTCGCGCGCCAGATCGCAAGCAGCGACATCCCGGTGGTCGTCGATTTCTGGGCCCCCTGGTGTGGGCCTTGCCACATCATGGCCCCCGAATTCGAAAAGGCGGCCGGGATGCTCGAGCCCCATGCGCGCTTCGCGAAGGTGAACACGGAAAAAGAGCAAGGCCTCGCGGCGCGTTTCAACATCCTCGGCATTCCCACGACGGTCCTCTTTCGGAACGGGCGGGAAGTCGCGCGCCAGTCGGGCGCGATGAACGCGGCGGCGATTGCGAAGTGGGTCCAAGGGAACATCGGGGGGCAAAGTAAAGCCGTCTGA
- a CDS encoding SET domain-containing protein, with product MLVEPNEIATEKSARQRTRPWFEIRSSKIQGSGAFALRPISSGTRIIEYTGERITHAQADARYNDIEMERHHTYLFAVDEQTVIDATHEGNDARYINHSCDPNCESVVEEGRVFIDAIRDIAAGEELFFDYAYERDGEEDPEAEKRYACQCGTPNCRKTILAPREEETESDDPS from the coding sequence ATGCTGGTCGAACCAAACGAGATTGCAACCGAAAAAAGCGCGCGCCAACGGACCCGTCCCTGGTTCGAGATCCGCTCCTCTAAAATCCAGGGGTCCGGCGCCTTCGCCCTCCGGCCGATTTCAAGCGGAACGCGGATCATCGAATATACCGGAGAGCGGATCACCCACGCGCAAGCGGACGCCCGCTACAACGACATCGAAATGGAGCGGCACCACACCTATCTCTTCGCCGTCGACGAGCAGACCGTGATCGACGCCACCCACGAAGGGAACGACGCCCGGTACATCAACCACTCCTGCGACCCCAACTGCGAATCGGTCGTTGAAGAGGGCCGGGTCTTTATCGATGCGATCCGGGATATCGCCGCCGGGGAAGAGCTCTTCTTCGATTACGCCTACGAAAGAGACGGGGAAGAAGACCCGGAAGCGGAGAAACGATACGCCTGCCAATGCGGCACGCCAAACTGCCGCAAAACAATCCTCGCCCCGCGCGAGGAAGAGACCGAATCAGACGACCCATCATGA
- a CDS encoding sensor histidine kinase has protein sequence MQSETKSIDPFGRAAHVCGWIAASIGGVALLGWMIRFHLLASIRLEYIPMAPNTALAFMLLGSALLIRVHRPAWPPGQTFGKGASLLVLMLAALTLGQHLFGFQINIDQWLVSSSEKFGAVLIGRMSPVTAANFLLAGFSLLLALTASAEKPRRRGMAAVFATGVVSVGSVVILGYLYRTPLLYGGTVIPVALTTAIAFLVLGIGIVAVCGPGVWPLRSWIGRSTQARLMRVFLPFTVGVILVAGWLNTLSLQKVANPAMVAALLALVSVFVMSVIVSQLSRIIGGAIDRADAERKAAEGEVRALNEDLERRVAERTAQLEAANKELEAFSYSVSHDLRAPLRHISGFVEMLQEHQEGQLDEKGRRYIQTITRSAEKMGTLIDDLLLFSRAAKTEMRIGRVRLDRLVQEVIQQLQPDVGGREIAWTIGPLPEVEGDAALLRQVWTNLIGNAVKYTRTRARAEIEIGVTSKGEEDIFFIRDNGAGFDPKYAGKLFGVFQRLHRADEFEGTGIGLANVRRIVHRHGGRTWAEGEVDQGAVFYFSLPKNLFDESRETGLRMELHS, from the coding sequence ATGCAATCAGAAACAAAGTCGATCGATCCGTTCGGCCGGGCGGCGCACGTGTGCGGATGGATCGCCGCCTCCATCGGCGGCGTCGCCCTGCTCGGCTGGATGATCCGGTTTCATCTGCTCGCCAGCATCCGGCTGGAGTATATCCCGATGGCCCCCAACACCGCCCTCGCGTTTATGCTGCTGGGGAGCGCGCTCCTCATCCGCGTGCATCGTCCCGCCTGGCCGCCGGGGCAAACGTTTGGAAAGGGGGCGAGCCTCCTTGTGTTGATGCTGGCCGCCCTCACCCTCGGCCAGCATCTTTTCGGTTTCCAAATCAATATCGATCAGTGGCTGGTGAGCAGCTCCGAGAAGTTCGGCGCGGTCCTCATCGGACGGATGTCTCCCGTGACGGCGGCGAACTTCCTTCTCGCCGGCTTCTCGCTTCTTCTCGCCTTGACCGCCTCCGCGGAGAAGCCGCGCCGGCGCGGCATGGCCGCCGTCTTCGCAACGGGGGTGGTGTCGGTCGGCTCGGTCGTCATTCTGGGATATTTATATCGAACCCCGCTTCTTTACGGCGGCACGGTCATCCCGGTGGCCCTGACGACGGCGATCGCTTTTCTGGTTCTCGGCATCGGGATTGTCGCGGTCTGCGGCCCCGGCGTCTGGCCGCTCCGCTCCTGGATCGGCCGGTCTACCCAGGCGCGCTTGATGCGGGTCTTCCTCCCTTTTACGGTCGGGGTCATTTTGGTCGCCGGCTGGCTCAATACCCTCAGTCTCCAAAAGGTTGCGAATCCGGCGATGGTGGCGGCGCTGCTCGCGTTGGTCTCCGTTTTCGTGATGAGCGTGATTGTCTCGCAGCTCTCCCGGATCATCGGGGGGGCGATCGACCGGGCGGATGCGGAGCGCAAGGCGGCGGAAGGGGAAGTGCGGGCGTTGAATGAGGATCTGGAGCGCCGCGTCGCCGAGCGAACGGCGCAGCTTGAGGCGGCGAACAAGGAATTGGAAGCGTTCAGCTACTCCGTCTCGCATGACCTGCGGGCGCCGCTGCGCCACATCAGCGGATTCGTCGAAATGCTGCAAGAACATCAAGAGGGGCAACTCGACGAAAAGGGCCGGCGTTACATTCAGACCATCACCCGCTCGGCGGAGAAAATGGGGACCTTGATCGACGACCTCCTCCTTTTTTCGCGGGCGGCAAAGACCGAGATGCGGATCGGCAGGGTCCGGCTTGATCGCCTTGTTCAGGAGGTGATTCAACAACTGCAGCCGGATGTCGGCGGGCGCGAGATCGCCTGGACGATCGGGCCCCTTCCCGAGGTGGAGGGGGACGCCGCCCTGCTGCGGCAGGTCTGGACCAATCTGATCGGCAACGCGGTGAAGTATACCCGAACCCGCGCCCGGGCCGAAATCGAGATCGGCGTTACCTCGAAAGGGGAAGAGGACATTTTTTTTATTCGGGACAACGGCGCGGGTTTCGACCCGAAATATGCCGGCAAGCTCTTCGGCGTTTTCCAGCGGCTGCATCGCGCCGACGAGTTCGAGGGGACCGGCATCGGGCTGGCCAACGTCCGCCGGATCGTCCACCGCCACGGCGGCCGGACCTGGGCCGAAGGAGAGGTCGATCAAGGGGCCGTTTTTTATTTTTCGTTGCCAAAGAATTTGTTTGATGAATCGAGAGAAACGGGCCTGCGGATGGAATTGCACTCCTAA
- a CDS encoding putative bifunctional diguanylate cyclase/phosphodiesterase, translated as MALPIQIHTLIVEDSEEDTELLLRELQKGGYDPIHERVETRESLQAALDNRRWDIVFSDYTMPQFKGTEALALLRERGNDTPFLFVSGTIGEDRAVAAMKAGADDYIIKGNLKRLIPAVNRELREAEVRRERKKAEEALQESNQTLEAVVQSSPLAIIVIDPTGNVRMWNPAAEQILGWSAREVLGRPIPIRPEETKKETRDREVKRFVNLERRYKRKDGVLIDTSISTSLLCNNKGEISGVMWIIADITERKRAEATIKQMAYYDTLTALPSRTLLHDRLQQAIPAAADENKSVGLLLLDLDRFREINDTLGHHRGDALLQQIGPRLHAVLQPSDTIARLGGDEFAVMLPRIDSEQAALAAGRLLKALEKPFLIEGIPIVIEASIGIALSPEHGENPDSLIQHADIAMYVAKENKKGVALYSSKVDKHSPRRLALLGELREAIENNHLFLVYQPKIHLWTRRVIGVEALVRWQHPQYGVIPPDQFITTAEHSGLIQPLTLWVVKTALAQCKIWQREGKAPNVAVNLSARNLEDPKLPDQIAELLEASGVGSASLNLEITESALMVNPAQAMETLTHLNNMDIQLSIDDFGTGYSSLGYLKKLPVHQIKIDKSFVKEMATDEEDAIIVRSTIELTHNLGLKVVAEGVESEEVLEKLAALDCDAAQGYHISPPLPPSELNAWFTDTAPAKGWNL; from the coding sequence ATGGCCTTACCGATTCAGATTCATACCCTTATCGTCGAAGACTCCGAAGAAGATACCGAGCTGCTGTTGCGGGAACTTCAGAAAGGGGGGTATGACCCGATCCATGAACGGGTTGAAACGCGGGAATCGCTGCAAGCGGCGTTGGACAACCGTCGGTGGGACATCGTCTTCTCCGATTACACGATGCCGCAATTTAAAGGAACGGAAGCGCTGGCCCTCTTGAGAGAGCGCGGGAACGACACCCCCTTTCTTTTCGTGTCGGGGACGATCGGGGAAGACCGGGCCGTGGCGGCGATGAAGGCGGGTGCCGATGACTACATCATCAAAGGGAATTTAAAACGGCTGATTCCCGCCGTAAACCGGGAGCTGCGTGAAGCCGAGGTGCGGCGGGAGCGGAAGAAAGCGGAGGAAGCGCTTCAGGAGAGCAATCAGACCCTGGAGGCGGTCGTCCAGTCGTCGCCGCTCGCCATCATTGTGATCGATCCGACTGGAAATGTTCGGATGTGGAATCCGGCCGCCGAGCAGATCCTCGGCTGGAGCGCGCGGGAGGTCCTGGGACGTCCGATCCCCATTCGCCCGGAAGAGACAAAGAAAGAGACCCGGGACAGGGAGGTGAAGCGATTCGTCAACTTGGAGCGCCGGTATAAAAGGAAAGACGGCGTCTTGATCGACACCAGCATCTCCACCTCCCTTCTCTGCAACAACAAGGGAGAGATCAGCGGCGTCATGTGGATCATCGCCGACATCACCGAGCGCAAGCGCGCGGAGGCGACGATCAAACAGATGGCCTATTACGACACCCTGACCGCTCTTCCCAGCCGAACCCTTTTACACGACCGGCTGCAGCAGGCGATTCCGGCCGCCGCCGATGAAAATAAATCGGTCGGCCTGCTCCTTCTTGATTTAGACCGCTTCAGAGAGATCAACGACACCCTGGGGCACCATCGGGGCGACGCGTTATTGCAACAGATCGGGCCGCGGCTGCACGCGGTCCTGCAACCCTCCGATACGATCGCACGTTTGGGCGGGGATGAATTCGCCGTGATGCTCCCCCGGATCGATTCCGAACAGGCGGCCCTCGCCGCGGGCCGGCTTCTCAAAGCCTTGGAGAAGCCTTTTTTGATCGAAGGGATTCCGATCGTGATCGAGGCGAGCATCGGCATCGCCCTCTCGCCGGAGCACGGCGAAAATCCCGACAGCCTGATTCAGCACGCCGACATCGCCATGTATGTCGCCAAGGAGAACAAAAAAGGGGTCGCCCTTTACTCCTCGAAGGTGGACAAACACAGCCCGCGCCGCCTCGCCCTCCTCGGAGAGCTGCGCGAGGCGATTGAGAACAACCATCTCTTTCTGGTCTATCAGCCCAAGATCCACCTCTGGACCCGACGGGTGATCGGGGTGGAGGCGCTGGTCCGCTGGCAACATCCTCAGTACGGTGTGATCCCCCCCGATCAATTCATTACGACTGCGGAACATTCCGGACTCATTCAACCGCTCACCCTTTGGGTGGTGAAGACCGCGCTCGCTCAATGCAAGATTTGGCAGCGGGAAGGGAAGGCTCCCAATGTGGCGGTCAATTTATCCGCTCGGAACCTTGAAGATCCGAAACTTCCGGATCAAATCGCGGAATTGTTGGAGGCCAGCGGCGTGGGATCGGCCTCTCTGAATCTGGAAATCACCGAAAGCGCCCTGATGGTCAACCCCGCGCAGGCGATGGAGACCTTAACCCATCTGAACAACATGGACATTCAGCTCTCGATCGACGATTTCGGCACCGGGTATTCCTCTTTAGGGTATCTGAAAAAGCTGCCGGTCCATCAGATCAAAATCGACAAATCGTTCGTGAAGGAAATGGCGACCGACGAAGAGGATGCCATCATCGTCCGCTCGACGATCGAGCTCACCCACAATCTCGGCCTCAAAGTGGTGGCGGAGGGGGTGGAAAGCGAAGAGGTGCTGGAAAAACTCGCCGCGCTCGACTGCGACGCGGCGCAGGGATATCACATCAGCCCTCCCCTTCCCCCGTCCGAGCTGAATGCCTGGTTCACCGATACGGCGCCGGCCAAAGGATGGAATCTGTGA
- a CDS encoding Hsp20/alpha crystallin family protein yields the protein MAFGQLLPRRRSRVPGALNSRREMENIFENFFRDFRDLTGWDRSPFGGVALPSIDMYEEKDRYVVKAEVPGFDKDNIHISLADHTLQLRGEVKQEEEKEERNYYYNERCYGSFSREIPLPSAVNQDQIRATFKNGILTVELPKSSEAMPKEIKIETK from the coding sequence ATGGCTTTCGGACAATTGTTGCCGCGACGGCGCTCCCGCGTGCCGGGAGCATTGAATTCCCGTCGTGAGATGGAGAATATCTTTGAGAATTTCTTCAGAGACTTTCGAGATTTAACCGGGTGGGATCGCTCCCCTTTCGGAGGCGTCGCGTTGCCTTCGATCGACATGTATGAGGAGAAGGACCGTTACGTGGTGAAGGCCGAAGTCCCCGGTTTTGACAAGGACAACATTCACATCTCGCTCGCCGATCATACGCTTCAGCTCCGGGGGGAAGTCAAGCAGGAAGAGGAGAAAGAGGAGCGGAATTATTACTATAACGAGCGCTGCTACGGAAGCTTCTCCCGAGAGATCCCCCTCCCCTCGGCGGTTAATCAGGATCAGATCCGGGCCACCTTTAAAAATGGGATCCTCACGGTGGAGCTGCCGAAATCGAGCGAGGCGATGCCGAAGGAAATTAAAATCGAAACGAAATAA
- a CDS encoding Hsp20/alpha crystallin family protein produces the protein MTSLSVKPLVDLAELTDPLFQEGQADLVSTWSPAVDVYEDEDHLNIVADLPGVDPKSIAIKVKGDLLWFGGERKLSYGGNTKFFSAERAGGPFLRTVLLPAYVNTKEVKAHCENGVLSITLPKKAEAKPRQIVIEG, from the coding sequence ATGACGTCTCTTAGCGTAAAACCACTTGTCGATTTAGCAGAATTAACCGATCCCCTCTTTCAAGAGGGACAGGCCGATTTGGTCTCTACCTGGAGCCCCGCGGTCGATGTCTATGAAGATGAGGATCATCTCAATATCGTCGCTGATTTGCCCGGCGTCGATCCCAAGTCGATCGCGATAAAGGTCAAAGGGGACCTGCTCTGGTTCGGGGGAGAGCGGAAACTGAGCTACGGCGGAAATACCAAATTCTTCTCCGCCGAACGTGCCGGCGGCCCCTTCTTGCGAACGGTCCTGCTGCCGGCCTATGTAAATACCAAGGAAGTGAAGGCCCATTGTGAGAACGGGGTCCTCTCGATCACCTTGCCGAAGAAAGCGGAGGCGAAACCGAGGCAAATCGTGATCGAAGGATAA
- a CDS encoding response regulator, with product MSFEEKINILLVDDKPNNLMLLEAILESPEYHLVKAASGMEALKYILKEDFAVILLDVMMPEMDGFETAKRLKQRDQSKDIPILFVTAMDPEEAMFKADLSGAVDYLFKPFDSDTLRSKVALFVDLHKKNRLLWRK from the coding sequence ATGAGCTTCGAAGAAAAAATAAATATCTTGTTGGTGGATGACAAACCCAACAATCTTATGTTATTGGAAGCGATTCTGGAGTCCCCTGAGTATCATTTGGTGAAAGCCGCCTCCGGGATGGAGGCATTAAAATATATACTCAAGGAGGATTTTGCCGTCATCCTTCTCGATGTGATGATGCCGGAGATGGATGGATTCGAGACGGCGAAGCGCCTCAAACAACGAGATCAGTCAAAAGACATTCCGATTCTCTTTGTCACCGCAATGGACCCGGAAGAGGCGATGTTCAAAGCCGACTTGTCGGGGGCGGTCGATTATCTCTTCAAACCCTTTGATTCCGACACCTTAAGGTCTAAAGTGGCGCTATTCGTCGATTTGCACAAAAAGAATCGGCTGCTCTGGCGTAAGTAA
- a CDS encoding SRPBCC family protein, translated as MSSKNKSHAKQKSADLSRGESYAAGMKVNNIEQIAAVVGGGALLLYYLRKVSLADALMVGAAGTLFYRGMMNRPLNIDAAIPTARFSEGIQTLADRAKGWAQGWAEEFKGRIEQFRSKDGPIRVEKRIVIAKSPGEIYSFWRNFENLPLIMSHLESVTQTRGKRSHWIAKGPAGVPIEWDAEITEDKKNETISWRALADADVPNEGTVSFEKAGDGQTELRVSMRYDPPGGEIGAAVAEFFGEDPAWKIEDDLNNFKEAVEGGEIMLGTDKSYKSREDGN; from the coding sequence ATGTCGTCTAAAAACAAAAGTCACGCGAAACAGAAATCGGCCGATCTTTCCCGAGGCGAGTCTTACGCCGCGGGGATGAAGGTCAACAATATCGAACAGATTGCAGCGGTCGTCGGCGGCGGCGCACTCCTCCTTTATTACCTTCGGAAGGTGTCGTTGGCGGATGCTCTGATGGTCGGCGCGGCGGGGACCTTGTTTTATCGGGGGATGATGAATCGCCCGCTGAACATCGACGCCGCCATCCCGACCGCGCGTTTTAGCGAAGGGATCCAGACGCTGGCCGACCGGGCCAAGGGGTGGGCGCAAGGGTGGGCCGAGGAGTTCAAGGGTAGAATTGAGCAGTTCAGAAGCAAAGACGGACCGATCCGGGTGGAAAAAAGGATCGTCATCGCCAAATCGCCCGGGGAGATCTATTCATTCTGGCGCAATTTTGAAAATCTTCCCCTCATCATGAGCCACCTGGAATCGGTCACCCAGACTCGCGGAAAACGCTCGCACTGGATCGCAAAAGGCCCCGCCGGGGTTCCGATCGAGTGGGATGCGGAGATCACCGAGGACAAAAAGAATGAAACGATCTCCTGGCGCGCGCTGGCCGACGCGGATGTGCCGAACGAAGGGACGGTCTCTTTCGAAAAAGCGGGAGACGGGCAGACCGAACTGCGTGTTTCAATGCGATATGATCCTCCAGGCGGAGAGATCGGCGCGGCGGTCGCGGAATTCTTCGGCGAAGATCCGGCCTGGAAGATCGAAGACGATCTGAACAACTTTAAAGAGGCGGTGGAGGGAGGCGAGATCATGCTGGGCACCGACAAGTCGTATAAGTCTCGCGAGGATGGGAATTAA